One Faecalicatena sp. Marseille-Q4148 DNA window includes the following coding sequences:
- a CDS encoding plasmid recombination protein, with protein MTGKGSLKHNSRKFHAKNTDPNRTHWNVEYCNEDIKDVYHELFDEALKRYNDKQTRKDRKIDDYYEKIRSGKQEKLFHEVILQIGDKDNMGSETMEGQLAAKILDEYMKGFQERNPTLRVFAAHLHLDEATPHLHIDFIPYVTGSKRGLDTRVSLKQALSSLGFKGGSRSETELNQWVQSEKQKLAMVMRENEIEWDQKGTHAQHLSVLDYKKKVREQEVEELTEHKNLLEHDLHDISECVDEIQKEKEQVEKERDAVIKKTEVLEKRFSALNSKAGLVDSHAREYGYYPEEWLPEAGTLESAKSYRKRIFPLLKKVANMIQSLYSKYLELKDRNRKLSDRNMDLENRVDRLRDEVSIIKKENLALLNVAYDLERARNMLGKSKVDDAIAMAKRLEQVNAKQKANKKHIDRDVR; from the coding sequence ATGACAGGAAAAGGCTCCCTGAAGCATAACAGTAGAAAATTTCATGCAAAGAATACGGATCCGAACAGAACTCATTGGAATGTTGAATATTGTAATGAAGATATCAAAGACGTATATCATGAATTATTTGACGAAGCCTTGAAGCGTTACAATGATAAACAGACTCGAAAAGATCGTAAGATAGATGATTACTACGAAAAGATACGTTCCGGGAAACAAGAAAAATTATTTCATGAGGTTATCCTTCAGATCGGTGATAAAGACAATATGGGATCAGAAACGATGGAAGGACAACTTGCTGCAAAGATATTAGATGAATACATGAAAGGATTTCAAGAACGGAATCCTACGTTGCGAGTATTTGCTGCTCATCTGCATTTAGACGAAGCAACACCACATCTACATATTGATTTTATTCCCTATGTTACAGGAAGTAAGCGAGGACTTGATACAAGAGTATCTTTAAAACAAGCCTTATCGTCATTAGGATTTAAAGGTGGCTCCAGAAGTGAGACGGAGCTAAATCAATGGGTACAATCGGAAAAGCAAAAATTAGCCATGGTCATGAGGGAAAATGAGATAGAATGGGATCAAAAAGGAACTCATGCACAACATCTTTCTGTGTTGGATTACAAGAAAAAGGTTCGAGAACAGGAAGTAGAAGAATTAACGGAACATAAGAATTTATTGGAACATGATTTGCATGATATTAGTGAATGTGTGGATGAGATTCAAAAGGAAAAAGAACAGGTAGAAAAAGAGAGAGATGCGGTAATAAAAAAGACAGAAGTTTTAGAGAAACGATTTTCTGCACTAAATTCAAAAGCTGGACTTGTTGACTCACATGCACGTGAGTATGGATATTACCCGGAAGAATGGCTGCCTGAAGCTGGAACTTTAGAGTCAGCAAAATCTTATCGGAAGAGAATATTTCCTTTGCTGAAAAAAGTTGCGAATATGATACAGTCATTATATAGCAAATATTTAGAGCTGAAAGACAGAAATCGAAAGCTATCCGATCGAAATATGGATCTTGAAAATCGTGTAGATCGATTGCGAGATGAAGTGTCTATTATAAAGAAAGAGAATTTAGCTTTGTTAAATGTGGCATATGATCTGGAAAGAGCAAGAAATATGCTTGGAAAAAGTAAGGTTGATGATGCGATAGCGATGGCGAAGCGTTTGGAACAGGTAAATGCAAAACAAAAAGCCAATAAGAAACACATAGATAGAGATGTTAGATAA
- a CDS encoding addiction module toxin RelE yields the protein MKLTEPEMRMAYQLESTSQAGVLNELYMTCRYSRDEDTKATAESLMAKIRPLSDKECMALVNDVQKNYHLPGKARTIGEMLAEARQKSGAEKLAGHDIMALERFAPDTRHMIVLDVLSHESPMGYKGERMRLFLTEQGYQKARENQDKGFIKIRNHAKVIAGNLHYDAKDRDL from the coding sequence ATGAAACTGACGGAACCTGAAATGAGGATGGCCTACCAGCTTGAAAGCACAAGCCAGGCGGGTGTCCTGAACGAACTTTACATGACCTGCCGCTATTCACGGGATGAAGATACCAAAGCCACGGCGGAAAGCCTTATGGCAAAAATCCGCCCCCTCTCCGACAAGGAGTGCATGGCTCTGGTAAATGATGTTCAGAAGAATTACCACTTGCCGGGGAAAGCCCGAACCATCGGGGAAATGCTTGCGGAGGCAAGGCAGAAGTCCGGGGCAGAGAAACTGGCCGGCCATGACATTATGGCTCTGGAGCGTTTTGCCCCTGATACCCGCCACATGATCGTCTTAGATGTTCTCTCCCATGAGTCCCCTATGGGATATAAAGGTGAGCGTATGCGTCTGTTCCTCACCGAGCAGGGATACCAGAAAGCCAGGGAGAACCAGGACAAGGGATTTATCAAGATCAGAAACCACGCCAAAGTGATAGCGGGAAACCTCCACTATGACGCAAAAGACCGTGACCTCTGA
- a CDS encoding helix-turn-helix domain-containing protein — MAVFRIEKTRDYTVMANHHLRNTKLSLKAKGLLSLMLSLPEDWDYTTKGLAKICKDGVDSICSTVNELEEHGYVIRERIRNAKGQLTDIQYTILEQPKPSQPGQGKPKQENPVLGNPVLGSPEQEEPEQGNPAQLNTKKSSNQGLNTDLSNTEVSNPIRSNPYEDEPQAADGMGTDTRSAREIYREIILENIEYRHLVQNNQIDRERLDELVELIVDTVCSARKTIRIAGDDYPAGVVKSRFMKLDSSHIEYVLSSMQENTTYVRNIKKYLLAALYNAPSTISSYYTSLVNHDLYGGGERR; from the coding sequence ATGGCAGTTTTCCGCATAGAGAAAACCCGTGATTATACCGTGATGGCAAACCACCATCTGCGGAACACGAAACTCTCCCTCAAAGCAAAGGGGCTTCTCTCCCTCATGCTCTCCCTACCGGAGGACTGGGATTACACCACCAAAGGGCTTGCAAAGATATGCAAGGACGGTGTGGACAGCATTTGCTCAACGGTAAATGAGCTGGAGGAACACGGCTATGTGATACGGGAGCGTATCCGAAACGCCAAAGGGCAGCTTACGGATATTCAGTACACCATTTTAGAACAGCCTAAGCCGTCCCAGCCGGGACAGGGAAAACCTAAACAGGAAAATCCAGTTTTGGGTAATCCAGTCCTGGGAAGTCCTGAACAGGAAGAACCTGAACAGGGAAACCCCGCACAATTAAATACTAAGAAATCAAGTAACCAGGGATTAAATACTGATTTATCAAATACGGAGGTATCAAATCCTATCCGATCAAATCCGTATGAGGATGAGCCACAGGCGGCGGATGGGATGGGAACGGATACGAGGTCTGCCAGAGAGATTTATCGGGAGATCATCCTGGAAAATATCGAGTACCGCCATCTGGTCCAGAATAACCAGATCGACAGAGAGCGGCTTGACGAACTGGTGGAACTGATCGTGGACACGGTCTGTTCCGCAAGAAAGACCATCCGTATTGCCGGGGACGACTACCCGGCGGGGGTGGTGAAATCCCGCTTTATGAAACTGGACAGTTCGCATATTGAGTATGTGCTTTCCAGTATGCAGGAGAATACCACCTATGTCCGTAACATCAAGAAATATCTGCTGGCGGCCCTGTATAATGCACCATCCACCATCAGCAGCTACTACACTTCCCTGGTGAACCATGACCTGTACGGCGGAGGGGAAAGGAGGTAA
- a CDS encoding GNAT family N-acetyltransferase codes for MALKLIKGSLQYKNQIIEMIKEWKSHNDAHNANTSPWAIFKNDYDDFEYYLNNLEISTTEDGFVPDSTFFCLDEDRNIIVGAVNIRHYLNEYLLKYGGHIGDGIRPSERRKGYATKMIGLALEECKRLGIDKVLLVCDKDNIGSAKSIINNGGILENEVLEEGKLIQRYWITL; via the coding sequence ATGGCATTAAAATTAATTAAAGGCAGTTTACAATACAAAAATCAAATTATAGAAATGATTAAAGAGTGGAAATCGCATAACGACGCCCATAACGCAAATACTTCGCCATGGGCTATATTTAAAAATGATTATGATGATTTTGAATATTATTTGAATAATTTAGAAATATCAACCACTGAAGATGGATTTGTTCCTGATTCTACTTTCTTTTGTTTAGATGAAGACAGGAATATTATTGTTGGCGCTGTTAATATTAGACATTATTTAAATGAATATTTATTAAAATATGGTGGTCATATTGGAGATGGTATAAGACCAAGTGAAAGAAGAAAAGGCTATGCAACCAAAATGATTGGCTTGGCTTTAGAAGAATGCAAGAGACTTGGCATTGATAAAGTTTTATTGGTTTGTGATAAAGACAACATTGGTTCTGCTAAATCGATTATCAATAATGGCGGAATATTAGAAAATGAAGTTTTAGAAGAGGGTAAGTTAATACAAAGATATTGGATTACGCTATAA
- a CDS encoding PcfB family protein, translating to MQEEVTQKTMALAITTSKMTASVLAKAMRKFLEAQKNKSHQLPKGKQTLKELMKHNTGVSNLEITNDNIRAFSATAKKYGIDFALKKDSSTQPPRYLVFFKGRDADVMTAAFKEFSAKQLSQEKKPSIRKLLSSMKELVQKKDKVLDRTKHKDRGMEL from the coding sequence ATGCAGGAAGAAGTAACCCAGAAAACAATGGCACTTGCCATCACCACTTCCAAAATGACCGCCTCCGTCCTGGCTAAGGCCATGCGGAAGTTCCTGGAGGCACAGAAAAACAAAAGCCACCAGCTCCCCAAAGGGAAACAGACCCTAAAGGAGCTGATGAAACATAACACCGGAGTCTCCAACCTGGAGATCACCAACGACAACATCCGGGCATTTTCTGCCACCGCTAAGAAGTACGGCATTGATTTTGCCCTGAAAAAAGACAGCAGCACGCAGCCGCCCCGGTACCTGGTATTCTTCAAAGGCCGGGACGCTGACGTTATGACGGCGGCTTTTAAGGAGTTTTCCGCAAAGCAGCTCTCCCAGGAGAAAAAGCCCTCTATCCGCAAACTCCTGTCCAGCATGAAAGAGCTGGTGCAGAAAAAGGATAAAGTTCTGGACCGCACCAAACACAAGGACAGGGGGATGGAGCTATGA